One segment of Monomorium pharaonis isolate MP-MQ-018 chromosome 6, ASM1337386v2, whole genome shotgun sequence DNA contains the following:
- the LOC105840943 gene encoding LOW QUALITY PROTEIN: uncharacterized protein LOC105840943 (The sequence of the model RefSeq protein was modified relative to this genomic sequence to represent the inferred CDS: inserted 2 bases in 1 codon; substituted 1 base at 1 genomic stop codon), with protein MTQVLMCPCPGFGPLLFAGGFTGGRRRLQRYVRSAVFGGAGISAAAARGATQRRRRLPCMDHIARLVSIKLRSGAPPITESLPFNCWRCRHRALPPIRGTVRRFDASGGLRGPGGDLVRGVGSNEGGARPDCRSASGPDGIHGRVWAVTLSVLGDRLRRLFDGCLMAGRFPSFWKVGRLVLLLKEKRPADSLSAHRPICLLNEASKLFERVIAARLQRHLAGVGPDSDNAQFGFRGSRSTVDAVLRVRALVEEAVSRGEVAIAVSLDISNAFNTLSWGRIREALEWFGVPPYLRRVVGDYLSRQSIRYVGRDGSTISRGTGCRVPQGSVLGPLLWNLAYNXVLRGYIPDGSKLVCYANDTLVIATGDDXESVGRLASRSVALVDWITELGLRVIWFAGPRVGRPPWPHITVGSIRIEIGTRMKYLGLILDSRWGFREHFGSLAPRLRAVTSSLGRMMPNLAGPRDGARRLYAEVMTSVALYGAPVWWVELRASWKAVCTASEMLPWAVLAEEYANRYKWRAALRRKGDGAGAPQARVLRRVPASNWEEVDPRCHHCRAARDTAQHTLEECPAWTGQRRVLTSLIMNDLSLPAVVAAKVGNERSWKALAFFCEDVMSQKEAAERD; from the exons ATGACGCAGGTTTTAATGTGTCCATGCCCCGGATTCGGGCCCCTCCTCTTTGCAGGAGGGTTTACTGGTGGTCGCCGGAGATTGCAGAGATACGTGCGGAGTGCGGTCTTCGGCGGCGCCGGTATCTCCGCTGCAGCTGCACGAGGCGCCACTCAGAGGCGGAGGCGGCTGCCCTGTATGGATCATATTGCGAG ACTCGTCAGCATCAAGCTAAGGTCGGGGGCCCCTCCGATCACTGAGAGCCTTCCTTTCAATTGCTGGAGGTGTCGTCACCGCGCTCTCCCCCCCATCCGGGGGACGGTTAGACGCTTCGACGCCTCCGGCGGACTCCGAGGACCGGGAGGTGATCTAGTCCGAGGAGTGGGGAGTAACGAAGGAGGAGCTCGGCCGGACTGTCGCTCGGCTTCGGGGCCGGATGGCATCCACGGTCGGGTCTGGGCGGTAACCCTTTCTGTTCTCGGGGACCGCCTCAGGCGGCTGTTTGACGGCTGCCTGATGGCGGGTCGGTTCCCCTCTTTTTGGAAGGTCGGTCGGCTGGTGCTCCTCCTCAAGGAAAAGCGCCCCGCGGACTCTCTCTCGGCGCATCGCCCGATATGCCTGTTAAATGAGGCAAGCAAGCTCTTTGAGCGCGTTATAGCTGCCCGCCTCCAACGGCATCTGGCGGGGGTGGGCCCCGACTCGGACAATGCTCAATTCGGATTCCGCGGGAGCCGGTCCACGGTGGACGCTGTCCTCCGTGTGCGGGCCCTTGTGGAGGAGGCTGTATCCCGGGGCGAGGTGGCGATTGCTGTGTCGCTTGACATAAGCAACGCGTTTAACACCCTGTCCTGGGGCCGGATCCGAGAGGCCCTCGAATGGTTCGGGGTGCCTCCCTACCTGAGAAGGGTGGTCGGGGACTACCTCAGTCGCCAATCCATCCGGTATGTCGGGCGGGATGGTAGTACGATCTCGAGGGGGACCGGTTGCCGGGTTCCGCAGGGATCGGTGTTGGGGCCGTTACTGTGGAACCTAGCGTACAA TGTTCTGCGGGGCTATATCCCTGATGGCTCCAAACTGGTGTGTTACGCGAATGACACGCTGGTGATCGCCACCGGGGATGACTGAGAAAGTGTCGGCCGACTGGCGTCCAGATCGGTAGCGCTGGTCGACTGGATCACGGAGTTGGGGCTAAGGGTGATCTGGTTTGCCGGACCTCGGGTGGGGCGCCCCCCTTGGCCGCACATAACGGTGGGGAGCATCCGGATCGAAATCGGGACCCGGATGAAGTACCTGGGTCTCATTCTCGACAGCCGCTGGGGCTTCCGAGAGCACTTCGGCAGCCTGGCCCCCCGACTAAGGGCTGTCACCTCCTCGTTGGGGAGGATGATGCCCAATCTCGCGGGGCCTAGGGATGGAGCGCGCCGCCTCTACGCGGAGGTGATGACGAGCGTGGCGCTCTACGGTGCGCCCGTGTGGTGGGTGGAGCTGCGGGCCTCCTGGAAGGCGGTGTGCACGGCGTCAGAGATGTTGCCATGGGCCGTTCTGGCGGAAGAGTACGCGAACCGTTACAAGTGGCGAGCGGCCCTCCGCCGGAAGGGG GATGGTGCAGGTGCTCCTCAGGCACGGGTGCTTCGGAGAGTACCTGCATCAAATTGGGAGGAGGTCGACCCCCGGTGTCACCACTGTCGGGCGGCTCGGGACACGGCGCAGCACACCCTTGAGGAATGCCCCGCGTGGACGGGTCAGCGCCGTGTCCTTACCAGTTTAATTATGAATGACCTTTCGTTGCCCGCTGTGGTCGCGGCCAAGGTGGGCAACGAGAGGTCATGGAAGGCGTTGGCCTTCTTCTGCGAGGATGTCATGTCGCAGAAGGAGGCGGCGGAGCGGGATTGA